Proteins encoded by one window of Modestobacter marinus:
- a CDS encoding sensor histidine kinase → MSTARIGRYGSMTAVPTVSRWWVSRTAPQRIDLYTRWSFYGWIGAGLPLFTFAVLGSVAEVVSRAAVVAFLVGTAVTTVLAVVLAARGLEAHRVGRAVSPVLVVAAFGAALATGAAGLWACAGDGEYTEGAPWSLALSLGMVLTACSTVWATRWLAAPAAVIGALGGVAALVEGAPLGPSAALAAVLGLTVYAVALAFRFSVWVLDVVLEMERTRGVQLQLAVAEERLRFSRDLHDVMGRNLSAIAVKSQLAGELVRRSRPEAADEVADISRIAEESLREVREVVRGYRSTDLTGELAGARSVLRAAGATVTVRGEDGAGALPEPVQAALGWVVREAVTNVLRHSEAGECTIALDETDGEVRLTVGNDGVTGEPGTGNGLTGLRERLSAAGGTLEAGRDGDRFTLTATLPTGVPA, encoded by the coding sequence GCGGATCGGCCGGTACGGCAGCATGACCGCCGTGCCGACCGTCTCGCGCTGGTGGGTCAGCCGGACGGCGCCCCAGCGGATCGACCTGTACACGCGGTGGTCCTTCTACGGCTGGATCGGCGCCGGCCTGCCGCTGTTCACCTTCGCCGTCCTGGGCTCGGTGGCCGAGGTGGTCTCCCGGGCCGCGGTCGTCGCCTTCCTCGTCGGCACGGCGGTCACCACCGTCCTCGCCGTCGTGCTGGCCGCCCGCGGACTGGAGGCCCACCGGGTCGGTCGGGCAGTGTCGCCGGTCCTCGTCGTGGCCGCCTTCGGCGCCGCCCTGGCCACCGGAGCGGCGGGGCTCTGGGCGTGCGCAGGCGACGGGGAGTACACCGAAGGGGCGCCGTGGTCGCTGGCGCTGTCCCTGGGCATGGTCCTCACCGCCTGCTCGACGGTCTGGGCCACCCGTTGGCTCGCGGCCCCGGCCGCGGTGATCGGCGCACTGGGCGGTGTCGCAGCGCTCGTCGAGGGGGCCCCGCTGGGTCCGTCAGCCGCGCTGGCCGCCGTGCTCGGCCTGACGGTCTACGCCGTCGCCCTGGCCTTCCGGTTCTCCGTGTGGGTGCTCGACGTGGTGCTGGAGATGGAGCGCACCCGCGGCGTGCAGCTGCAGCTCGCGGTCGCGGAGGAGCGGCTGCGGTTCTCCCGCGACCTGCACGACGTCATGGGCCGCAACCTCTCCGCGATCGCGGTGAAGAGCCAGCTGGCCGGGGAGCTCGTGCGCCGGTCCCGGCCGGAGGCGGCCGACGAGGTCGCCGACATCAGCCGGATCGCCGAGGAGTCGCTGCGGGAGGTCCGCGAGGTGGTCCGGGGCTACCGCAGCACCGACCTCACCGGCGAGCTGGCCGGCGCACGCTCGGTGCTGCGCGCGGCCGGCGCGACGGTCACGGTGCGCGGCGAGGACGGCGCCGGCGCGTTGCCCGAGCCGGTGCAGGCGGCGCTGGGCTGGGTGGTGCGCGAGGCGGTCACCAACGTGCTGCGGCACAGCGAGGCCGGTGAGTGCACGATCGCGCTGGACGAGACGGACGGGGAGGTGCGCTTGACGGTGGGCAACGACGGGGTCACCGGCGAGCCGGGCACGGGCAACGGGCTCACCGGCCTGCGCGAGCGGCTGAGCGCCGCCGGCGGGACGCTGGAGGCCGGCCGGGACGGCGACCGGTTCACCCTGACCGCCACGCTGCCCACCGGGGTCCCGGCGTGA
- a CDS encoding response regulator transcription factor, with protein MIRLLLADDENLVRSAFAALLGLEDDLEVVAQASSGAEALAMARAYTPDVAVLDLQMPDRDGISVAGELATLLPGCGLVIVTGHGRPGHLKRALEAGVRGFLPKTVSAAVLSDVVRTVHRGGRYVDPELAAEAISAGDSPLTPREADVLELAAGGAPVEEIAVRAHLSPGTVRNHLSAASAKLGAPNRHAAVEAARRHGWI; from the coding sequence GTGATCCGGCTGCTGCTCGCCGACGACGAGAACCTGGTCCGCTCCGCCTTCGCCGCGCTGTTGGGCCTGGAGGACGACCTCGAGGTGGTCGCCCAGGCCTCCTCCGGCGCCGAGGCGCTCGCGATGGCCCGGGCGTACACCCCGGACGTCGCCGTCCTGGACCTGCAGATGCCCGACCGGGACGGGATCAGCGTGGCCGGCGAGCTCGCCACGCTGCTGCCCGGGTGCGGGCTGGTCATCGTCACCGGTCACGGCCGGCCGGGGCACCTCAAGCGGGCGCTGGAGGCCGGCGTCCGGGGCTTCCTGCCCAAGACGGTGAGCGCGGCGGTGCTCAGCGACGTGGTGCGCACCGTGCACCGGGGCGGGCGCTACGTCGACCCCGAGCTGGCCGCAGAGGCGATCAGCGCCGGGGACAGCCCGTTGACCCCGCGCGAGGCCGACGTCCTGGAGCTGGCCGCCGGGGGTGCGCCGGTGGAGGAGATCGCCGTCCGGGCGCACCTGTCGCCGGGGACGGTGCGCAACCACCTGTCCGCGGCGTCGGCGAAGCTCGGGGCACCGAACCGGCACGCCGCCGTGGAGGCAGCGCGCCGGCACGGCTGGATCTAG
- a CDS encoding TetR/AcrR family transcriptional regulator, with the protein MTAAALSLHAPEDGAMPARRSRAERQEIVLDTAERLFSARSSRSVGMDELVRETGLGKMTVYRLFKSKDDLVGAYLSRKAATVLASIDAELDEHRDDPRAALLSVVDAVESDVTSVGFRGCPFTNVSSEYDDPQHPARSAAADYKFELHSRLEGLADQLIPGGGDDLAAQVHLIIDGMYLSGGLLGPDGPASHGRRLAEQLIDAAVAA; encoded by the coding sequence GTGACCGCCGCAGCCCTCTCCCTCCACGCACCTGAGGACGGCGCCATGCCGGCCCGTCGTTCCCGCGCGGAGCGGCAGGAGATCGTCCTGGACACCGCCGAGCGTCTCTTCTCGGCGCGCAGTTCCCGCAGCGTGGGGATGGACGAGCTGGTCCGGGAGACCGGCCTGGGCAAGATGACGGTCTACCGGCTCTTCAAGAGCAAGGACGACCTGGTCGGCGCCTACCTCTCGCGCAAGGCCGCCACCGTCCTGGCCTCCATCGACGCCGAGCTGGACGAGCACCGGGACGACCCGCGTGCCGCCCTCCTCTCGGTGGTCGACGCCGTCGAGTCCGACGTCACCAGCGTCGGTTTCCGCGGCTGCCCCTTCACCAACGTCAGCAGCGAGTACGACGACCCCCAGCACCCCGCCCGCAGCGCGGCCGCCGACTACAAGTTCGAGCTGCACTCCCGGCTCGAGGGCCTGGCCGACCAGCTGATCCCCGGCGGCGGCGACGACCTCGCCGCGCAGGTCCACCTGATCATCGACGGGATGTACCTCTCCGGCGGCCTGCTCGGTCCCGACGGGCCCGCCTCGCACGGCCGCCGGCTGGCCGAGCAGCTCATCGACGCCGCCGTCGCCGCCTGA
- a CDS encoding metal ABC transporter permease, with the protein MVTFQENWLQVLQTTFMQHALLGGSMVALAAGLMGWFVVTRQNAFAAHALAHIGFPGATGAILIGAPVTLGLAVFCVGGGLLIGVFGKRVADREVATGTILAFATGLGVLFASLATANASATTTVLFGNLLAISTDQLWVFGGFTLLVVGVLAVIARPLVFASVDPTVAEARGIPVRALGVAFVVLLALTITMAVQVVGTLLLFALVVTPAAAALRITARPGLVAAIAVAIALGSVWFGLVLSAMVNLPPSFFVTTLAVLSWAVTLPFSRARAPRETTSPVLDVSGLVPDRAG; encoded by the coding sequence GTGGTCACCTTCCAGGAGAACTGGCTGCAGGTGCTGCAGACCACGTTCATGCAGCACGCCCTCCTCGGCGGCTCGATGGTCGCGCTGGCCGCGGGCCTGATGGGCTGGTTCGTCGTCACCCGGCAGAACGCCTTCGCCGCCCACGCCCTGGCCCACATCGGTTTCCCGGGCGCGACCGGCGCCATCCTGATCGGCGCACCGGTGACCCTGGGCCTGGCCGTGTTCTGCGTCGGCGGCGGGCTGCTGATCGGCGTCTTCGGCAAGCGGGTGGCCGACCGGGAGGTGGCCACCGGCACGATCCTCGCCTTCGCCACCGGCCTCGGCGTGCTGTTCGCCTCGCTGGCCACGGCCAACGCCAGCGCCACCACCACCGTGCTGTTCGGCAACCTGCTGGCCATCTCCACCGACCAGCTGTGGGTCTTCGGCGGGTTCACCCTGCTCGTGGTCGGCGTGCTCGCGGTCATCGCCCGGCCCCTCGTCTTCGCCTCCGTGGACCCGACCGTGGCCGAGGCGCGGGGGATCCCGGTCCGGGCCCTGGGGGTGGCCTTCGTCGTCCTGCTCGCGCTGACCATCACGATGGCCGTGCAGGTGGTCGGCACGCTGCTGCTGTTCGCGCTCGTGGTGACGCCGGCCGCGGCGGCGCTGCGGATCACCGCCCGGCCCGGGCTGGTGGCCGCGATCGCCGTGGCCATCGCCCTGGGCAGCGTGTGGTTCGGCCTGGTGCTCTCGGCGATGGTCAACCTGCCGCCGAGCTTCTTCGTCACCACGCTCGCCGTGCTCAGCTGGGCGGTCACCCTGCCCTTCTCCCGGGCCCGGGCGCCGCGGGAGACCACCAGCCCGGTGCTGGACGTGTCGGGACTGGTCCCCGACCGGGCCGGGTGA
- a CDS encoding metal ABC transporter ATP-binding protein: MTDVPTADRLAAQPPALVLDDVSVVRGGRVVWSQGTLTVPTGAVVGVIGPNGAGKTTLFQLLLGMLPPASGRVEVLGRTPSRGDRRIGYVPQNYTAALGETVRARDLVMLGVTGGRFGLRRASATERARVDEALRRVGAQDYADRRMSELSGGQQQRVAIAQAIVDDAELLLLDEPLANLDLRNQHEVVRLLGELTRERGVTVLIVAHDLNPLLPVLTDAVYLLDGHPHHDPIDAVVTEDLLTHLYGTPVRVVRTAQGDLFTRGG; the protein is encoded by the coding sequence GTGACGGACGTCCCGACGGCCGACCGGCTCGCCGCACAGCCACCGGCGCTCGTCCTCGACGACGTCTCGGTGGTCCGCGGCGGCCGGGTGGTCTGGTCGCAGGGCACGCTCACCGTGCCCACCGGCGCCGTGGTCGGGGTCATCGGCCCCAACGGCGCCGGGAAGACCACGTTGTTCCAGCTCCTCCTCGGCATGCTGCCCCCGGCCAGTGGGCGGGTCGAGGTGCTGGGCCGCACCCCCAGCCGCGGTGACCGCCGGATCGGCTACGTGCCGCAGAACTACACCGCAGCGCTCGGTGAGACGGTGCGCGCCCGCGACCTGGTGATGCTCGGTGTCACCGGCGGCCGCTTCGGGCTGCGCCGCGCCTCGGCCACCGAACGGGCCCGGGTGGACGAGGCGCTGCGCCGGGTCGGCGCGCAGGACTACGCCGACCGCCGGATGTCCGAGCTCTCCGGCGGCCAGCAGCAGCGGGTCGCCATCGCCCAGGCGATCGTCGACGACGCCGAGCTGCTGCTGCTCGACGAGCCGCTGGCCAACCTCGACCTGCGCAACCAGCACGAGGTGGTCCGGCTGCTCGGTGAGCTCACCCGCGAGCGCGGGGTCACGGTGCTGATCGTGGCGCACGACCTCAACCCGCTGCTGCCGGTGCTCACCGACGCCGTCTACCTGCTCGACGGCCACCCGCACCACGACCCCATCGACGCCGTCGTCACCGAGGACCTGCTCACCCACCTGTACGGCACCCCGGTCCGGGTGGTGCGCACCGCGCAGGGCGATCTCTTCACCCGGGGCGGTTGA